In a single window of the Nycticebus coucang isolate mNycCou1 chromosome 13, mNycCou1.pri, whole genome shotgun sequence genome:
- the ASPH gene encoding aspartyl/asparaginyl beta-hydroxylase isoform X6: MAEDKETKHGGHKNGKKGGLSGSSFFTWFMVIALLGVWTSVAVVWFELVDYEEVLAKAKDFRYNLSEVLQGKLGIYDADGDGDFDVDDAKVLLEGPGGVAKRKAKAKVKELTKEELKKEKEKSESRKESKIEEGRKGKKEKETDRKDKKIPAADISRKETLKGKKDREKERVDPDKTAKPKENRKKSASTQDIPSKMASRDRDDERGRRSSTRQMHLAKGSNQKRKN, translated from the exons AGACAAAGCATGGAGGACACAAGAATGGGAAGAAAGGAGGACTTTCTGGAAGTTCCTTTTTCACGTGGTTCATGGTCATCGCGTTGCTGGGAGTTTGGACATCAGTAGCGGTTGTTTGGTTTGAGCTTGTTGATTATGAGGAAGTTCTAG CCAAAGCAAAGGACTTTCGTTATAACTTATCAGAGGTACTTCAAG GAAAACTAGGCATCTATGACGCTGATGGTGATGGAGATTTTGATGTAGATGATGCCAAAGTTTTATTAG AAGGACCTGGTGGGGTAGCCAAAAGAAAAGCTAAGGCTaaag TTAAAGAACTCACTAAAGAAGAgctcaagaaggaaaaagagaagtccGAATCAAGGAAGGAAAGTAAGAttgaagagggaagaaaggggaagaaagaaaaagagactgaCCGGAAGGATAAGAAAATCCCTGCTGCAGATATATCCAGGAAAGAGACTCTTAAGGGgaaaaaggacagagaaaaagagagagtggACCCAGATAAAACTGCTAAACCcaaggaaaataggaaaaaatcagCAAGTACGCAGGATATTCCCAGTAAAATGGCATCCCGAGACAGAGACGATGAAAGGGGCCGTAGGAGTTCTACCAGACAGATGCACTTAGCAAAGGGAAGtaaccagaaaagaaagaactga
- the ASPH gene encoding aspartyl/asparaginyl beta-hydroxylase isoform X7: MAEDKETKHGGHKNGKKGGLSGSSFFTWFMVIALLGVWTSVAVVWFELVDYEEVLGKLGIYDADGDGDFDVDDAKVLLEGPGGVAKRKAKAKVKELTKEELKKEKEKSESRKESKIEEGRKGKKEKETDRKDKKIPAADISRKETLKGKKDREKERVDPDKTAKPKENRKKSASTQDIPSKMASRDRDDERGRRSSTRQMHLAKGSNQKRKN; this comes from the exons AGACAAAGCATGGAGGACACAAGAATGGGAAGAAAGGAGGACTTTCTGGAAGTTCCTTTTTCACGTGGTTCATGGTCATCGCGTTGCTGGGAGTTTGGACATCAGTAGCGGTTGTTTGGTTTGAGCTTGTTGATTATGAGGAAGTTCTAG GAAAACTAGGCATCTATGACGCTGATGGTGATGGAGATTTTGATGTAGATGATGCCAAAGTTTTATTAG AAGGACCTGGTGGGGTAGCCAAAAGAAAAGCTAAGGCTaaag TTAAAGAACTCACTAAAGAAGAgctcaagaaggaaaaagagaagtccGAATCAAGGAAGGAAAGTAAGAttgaagagggaagaaaggggaagaaagaaaaagagactgaCCGGAAGGATAAGAAAATCCCTGCTGCAGATATATCCAGGAAAGAGACTCTTAAGGGgaaaaaggacagagaaaaagagagagtggACCCAGATAAAACTGCTAAACCcaaggaaaataggaaaaaatcagCAAGTACGCAGGATATTCCCAGTAAAATGGCATCCCGAGACAGAGACGATGAAAGGGGCCGTAGGAGTTCTACCAGACAGATGCACTTAGCAAAGGGAAGtaaccagaaaagaaagaactga
- the ASPH gene encoding aspartyl/asparaginyl beta-hydroxylase isoform X9, whose protein sequence is MAEDKETKHGGHKNGKKGGLSGSSFFTWFMVIALLGVWTSVAVVWFELVDYEEVLAKAKDFRYNLSEVLQGKLGIYDADGDGDFDVDDAKVLLGLTKDGSNENIDSLEEVLNILAEESSDWFYGFLSFLYDIMTPFEMLEEEEEESEPTDGVDGTSQNEGVQGKTCVILDLHNQ, encoded by the exons AGACAAAGCATGGAGGACACAAGAATGGGAAGAAAGGAGGACTTTCTGGAAGTTCCTTTTTCACGTGGTTCATGGTCATCGCGTTGCTGGGAGTTTGGACATCAGTAGCGGTTGTTTGGTTTGAGCTTGTTGATTATGAGGAAGTTCTAG CCAAAGCAAAGGACTTTCGTTATAACTTATCAGAGGTACTTCAAG GAAAACTAGGCATCTATGACGCTGATGGTGATGGAGATTTTGATGTAGATGATGCCAAAGTTTTATTAG GCCTGACCAAAGATGGCAGTAATGAAAATATtgattctcttgaggaagtcctTAATATTTTAGCAGAGGAAAGTTCAGATTGGTTTTATGGTTTCCTCTCATTTCTCTATGATATAATGACTCCTTTTGAAATgctagaagaagaagaagaagaaagcgaACCCACAGATGGTGTTGATGGTACGTCACAGAATGAAGGGGTTCAGGGAAAGACTTGCGTCATACTGGATTTACATAACCAGTAA